The following proteins come from a genomic window of Neofelis nebulosa isolate mNeoNeb1 chromosome 5, mNeoNeb1.pri, whole genome shotgun sequence:
- the LOC131513161 gene encoding cell surface glycoprotein CD200 receptor 1-like produces MPRFLSTDLADPESGMIRSKCRKKNPAMEVLHLENRNKGEVFSSPFPVCTCGYKGILSCPLISLTTVLVTTWEIILRDKPSCTRAYRRDTNETRAINCSDETISWDSRPDQNPALQIDRVAITHDGYYRCEVVTTHGHFYHGYHLTVLVPLKVTLFQLENGTIVCRAAAGKPAAQISWTPGGDCHTVEEPLGNDTVTVQSLCRWEDHRVFKVSCFVYHLTGNRNLSIEQNSVSNFSFCMKFSLYQRSYGRMKKECMENFTQG; encoded by the exons ATGCCCAGATTTCTCAGCACAGACCTTGCAGACCCAGAGAGTGGGATGATACGTTCAAAGTGCCGAAAGAAAAATCCAGCCATGGAAGTCCTTCACTTGGAAAACCGAAATAAAGGTGAG GTGTTCAGCTCACCCTTCCCTGTCTGTACCTGTGGATACAAAGGTATCCTCTCTTGCCCTCTCATCAGCTTGACAACTGTGCTGGTAACCACATGGGAAATAATCCTCAGAGACAAGCCTTCCTGCACCAGAGCCTACAGGAGAGATACAAATGAGACCAGGGCCATAAACTGTAGTGACGAGACAATATCCTGGGACTCCAGACCTGATCAGAATCCCGCCCTTCAGATCGATCGAGTGGCCATCACTCATGATGGATATTACAGGTGTGAAGTGGTCACAACTCATGGGCATTTCTATCATGGATATCACCTGACAGTGTTAG TGCCCCTCAAGGTGACCCTGTTTCAACTTGAGAATGGAACTATCGTGTGTAGGGCAGCTGCAGGGAAGCCAGCGGCGCAGATCTCCTGGACCCCAGGGGGAGATTGTCACACTGTGGAAGAGCCACTGGGCAATGACACAGTGACCGTCCAGAGTTTGTGCCGCTGGGAGGACCACCGGGTATTTAAGGTGTCCTGCTTTGTGTATCATCTGACTGGCAACAGGAATCTGTCCATAGAGCAGAATTCTGTTAGTAATTTCAGCTTTTGTATGAAGTTTTCATTATATCAGAGAAGCTatggaagaatgaaaaaggagtgTATGGAGAATTTCACTCAAGGATAA